In Deferribacter desulfuricans SSM1, the following are encoded in one genomic region:
- a CDS encoding protein-glutamate methylesterase/protein-glutamine glutaminase → MSKIKVLIVDDSAFMRKAIEGMLKKDPEIEIVGFARNGKEAVEMVESLKPDIITLDIEMPIMNGLEALEIIMKKFPTPTIMVSSLTTEGAEATLKALELGAVDFIPKDKSFATLTIMKIEKELIEKIKYFARKRSTGIIRRPTVTTKTVEKKTQIAGISKPTRKVPLKMVLIGTSTGGPQSLQRVIPKLPADLNKPVLVVQHMPPNFTKSLADRLNNLSKLTVIEAQGKEKIEPNVVYIAKGGFHLKVRKVGSNYYTEVSEEPKNVLHVPSVDVMVESAVEAIGGNGLGVIMTGMGSDGKIGLQKLKEKGGIVIAQDKDSCVVYGMPRAVVEANLADEVVPLDKLAERITAYCK, encoded by the coding sequence ATGAGTAAAATCAAGGTATTAATTGTTGATGATTCTGCTTTTATGAGGAAAGCCATTGAAGGGATGTTAAAGAAAGACCCTGAAATAGAAATAGTTGGATTTGCAAGAAACGGGAAAGAAGCAGTTGAGATGGTGGAAAGCCTAAAACCAGATATCATTACTTTAGATATAGAAATGCCTATAATGAATGGCTTAGAAGCTCTCGAAATAATCATGAAAAAATTCCCTACACCTACCATAATGGTTAGTTCTTTAACTACAGAAGGTGCTGAGGCAACTTTAAAGGCATTGGAGCTTGGTGCAGTTGATTTTATCCCAAAAGATAAGTCTTTTGCCACATTGACAATAATGAAAATAGAAAAAGAATTGATAGAAAAGATAAAGTATTTTGCCAGAAAAAGATCTACTGGTATAATTAGAAGACCAACTGTTACAACTAAAACAGTTGAGAAAAAAACTCAGATAGCTGGTATTAGCAAACCTACAAGAAAAGTCCCTTTAAAGATGGTTTTGATAGGTACTTCTACAGGTGGGCCTCAATCTTTACAGAGAGTTATACCAAAATTACCTGCTGATTTGAATAAGCCCGTATTGGTGGTTCAGCATATGCCCCCTAATTTTACAAAATCTCTTGCAGATAGATTAAATAATTTAAGCAAATTGACAGTAATAGAGGCTCAGGGGAAAGAAAAGATTGAGCCAAATGTTGTTTATATAGCAAAAGGTGGATTTCATCTAAAGGTTAGGAAAGTTGGGTCGAATTATTATACAGAGGTAAGTGAAGAACCGAAAAATGTTTTGCATGTACCAAGTGTTGATGTGATGGTTGAATCAGCTGTGGAGGCTATTGGTGGTAATGGCCTTGGAGTGATTATGACAGGAATGGGTTCTGATGGAAAGATTGGATTGCAAAAGCTTAAAGAGAAAGGTGGAATAGTGATTGCTCAGGATAAAGATAGCTGTGTTGTTTATGGGATGCCAAGAGCAGTTGTAGAAGCAAACCTTGCTGATGAAGTGGTACCTCTTGATAAACTTGCTGAAAGAATTACAGCATACTGTAAATAG
- a CDS encoding dihydroorotate dehydrogenase-like protein: MADLKTFYMGYELKNPIILSSCSLSKNIDNLCQAEDSGIAAIVLASLFEEVIKNELGVVSDTFHPEAYEYGVDSSMLSYGATKYIDLVKEAKKRLNIPVFASVNCIDSEVWIDFARSIEDAGADGLELNISYISFQVDDNPRDIEDKYVEIVEKVKNKLNIPISVKLGPYFTSIPNMVKRLKDVGADAVVLLNRYYQMNYDFIEDKYVPINYFSGDKECYNVLRWVGIVSSQLDIDIAATTGFHTAKQIVEALYMGASSVQLATIFYKKGLVYAKELLKEVNEILEKQNCSSIKDIKGKAVDSFEEIKALERVQYMEYLNKASEG; encoded by the coding sequence ATGGCTGATTTAAAAACATTTTATATGGGGTATGAACTAAAAAATCCAATTATTTTATCAAGTTGTTCACTTTCAAAAAATATCGATAATTTATGTCAGGCTGAGGATAGCGGGATTGCAGCAATAGTATTAGCATCTTTGTTTGAAGAAGTGATAAAAAATGAGCTTGGGGTGGTTTCTGACACATTTCATCCTGAAGCGTATGAATATGGTGTAGATTCTTCTATGCTTTCTTATGGAGCTACAAAATATATAGATTTGGTTAAAGAGGCAAAGAAACGATTAAATATACCAGTTTTTGCTAGTGTTAACTGTATAGATAGTGAAGTATGGATAGATTTTGCCAGGTCGATAGAAGATGCTGGTGCTGATGGATTGGAGCTTAATATATCTTATATATCATTTCAAGTAGATGATAATCCTAGAGATATTGAAGATAAATATGTTGAAATTGTAGAGAAGGTTAAAAATAAATTGAATATACCTATATCTGTAAAATTAGGACCATATTTTACATCTATTCCGAATATGGTAAAAAGGTTGAAAGATGTTGGTGCAGATGCTGTTGTTTTATTAAATAGATATTATCAGATGAATTATGATTTTATCGAGGATAAATATGTCCCAATAAATTATTTTAGTGGGGATAAAGAGTGCTATAATGTTTTAAGGTGGGTAGGGATTGTGAGCAGTCAATTGGATATTGATATAGCTGCCACAACAGGTTTTCATACTGCTAAACAGATAGTAGAAGCTTTATATATGGGAGCATCGTCTGTGCAGTTGGCTACTATTTTTTATAAGAAAGGTTTGGTCTATGCAAAGGAGCTTTTGAAAGAGGTTAATGAAATTTTAGAAAAACAAAACTGCAGCTCTATAAAGGATATTAAGGGTAAAGCTGTTGACAGTTTTGAAGAGATTAAAGCTTTAGAGCGTGTTCAGTATATGGAATATTTAAATAAAGCATCAGAAGGGTAA
- the fliM gene encoding flagellar motor switch protein FliM: MADILSQEEIDALLSTVAEEGIDEKKIDSLEFVPKKVSVYDFRRPDRVSKEQLRSLRNLHDKFARNFSSALSNVLRAITDINLVSVDQMTYGEFLMSLPDPTSFNVISMIPLEGNLVLEINPSIVFPIVDKLLGGTGQPLYKIRELTDLEQKLLDGVINLLLKELEDVWRQVIPNVKFKKEVSENSPQVIQIVAQNEVVVLIVFEVKFGEASGLINLCFPAITLEPVLGKISSQDWIIGGKKGKFGNYEEQIFLLLEDIFVDVEAVLGENIFTVDEILSLKAGDTILLNKKSTHPAVLILNNLKKFEVELGISGVKKAVKVKRIIEDHVGVEQ; encoded by the coding sequence ATGGCCGATATTTTAAGTCAAGAAGAGATTGATGCCCTACTTTCGACAGTAGCTGAAGAAGGTATTGATGAGAAAAAAATAGATTCGTTGGAGTTTGTTCCTAAAAAAGTATCGGTCTATGATTTTAGAAGGCCTGATAGGGTTTCTAAAGAGCAGTTAAGGTCTCTTAGAAATTTACATGATAAGTTTGCTAGAAATTTTAGCTCTGCCCTTTCTAATGTATTGAGAGCTATTACTGATATAAATTTGGTAAGCGTTGACCAGATGACTTATGGTGAGTTTCTTATGTCTTTACCTGATCCAACAAGTTTTAATGTTATAAGTATGATACCTTTAGAGGGGAATTTAGTTTTGGAAATCAACCCATCAATTGTTTTCCCTATAGTTGATAAACTGTTAGGTGGCACAGGTCAACCACTTTACAAAATTAGGGAGCTGACAGACTTAGAGCAGAAATTGCTTGATGGCGTTATTAATCTTTTACTGAAAGAGCTTGAAGATGTCTGGAGACAGGTTATTCCAAATGTAAAATTTAAAAAAGAGGTAAGTGAGAATAGTCCACAGGTTATACAGATAGTTGCTCAAAATGAAGTTGTTGTTTTGATTGTTTTTGAGGTCAAATTTGGTGAAGCAAGTGGATTGATAAATTTATGTTTTCCAGCAATTACTCTTGAGCCTGTCCTTGGTAAAATTAGCTCTCAAGATTGGATTATTGGTGGTAAAAAAGGTAAGTTTGGCAATTATGAGGAGCAAATATTTTTGCTGCTTGAAGATATATTTGTAGATGTTGAAGCTGTGTTAGGTGAGAATATATTTACAGTTGATGAAATACTCTCTTTAAAAGCAGGAGATACAATATTACTCAATAAAAAATCAACCCATCCTGCAGTATTGATTTTAAATAATCTGAAGAAGTTTGAAGTGGAGCTAGGTATCTCTGGAGTCAAAAAAGCGGTTAAAGTAAAGAGAATTATAGAAGATCACGTGGGAGTTGAACAGTGA
- the flhB gene encoding flagellar biosynthesis protein FlhB — MPEKNDAERTEEATPRRRQKAREEGNVPKSRELSTAIIFLISVIFLYFYTPILIDNFSKLISHTLSKVGYTLSKSATVELFNFVFQFYLKVLFPLFALLVVAGLLVNVAQFGFLISPKALEPKWDRLNPINGLQNLFSKRSLVELIKSIFKIFVVGFVAYIIVRGKIGVILNLADADPFSSMVFFGKLVFELCFKIGLLILLMSILDFFYQKWQYEQDLKMTKQEVKEEFKQMEGDPLIRQRIRSMQREMARKRMMEEVPKADVVITNPTHYAVAIKYDINKDRAPVVVAKGQRLMAQKIKEIAKENGVFIHEDPPLARTLYSQVEIGDEIPENLYKAIAEILAIVYKMKNKRVEDVAQ, encoded by the coding sequence ATGCCAGAAAAAAATGATGCCGAAAGAACGGAAGAGGCTACGCCGAGACGAAGGCAAAAAGCTAGGGAAGAAGGGAACGTCCCTAAAAGTAGGGAGCTATCTACTGCTATTATCTTTTTAATTAGTGTGATTTTTCTGTATTTTTACACGCCAATATTGATAGATAACTTTTCTAAATTAATTAGTCATACTCTTTCAAAGGTAGGGTATACTCTAAGTAAAAGCGCTACAGTTGAGCTATTTAATTTCGTTTTTCAATTTTATTTAAAAGTGTTATTTCCACTATTTGCTCTGTTGGTTGTGGCTGGGTTATTGGTAAATGTTGCCCAATTTGGGTTTTTGATATCTCCAAAGGCACTGGAGCCTAAATGGGATAGATTAAACCCTATAAATGGCTTACAAAACTTATTTTCAAAAAGAAGTCTTGTGGAGCTTATAAAATCTATTTTTAAGATATTTGTAGTGGGATTTGTGGCTTATATTATTGTGAGAGGCAAAATAGGAGTTATTTTAAATCTTGCTGATGCCGACCCTTTTTCAAGTATGGTATTTTTTGGTAAACTTGTTTTTGAGCTCTGTTTTAAAATTGGGCTTTTGATTTTGTTGATGTCCATATTAGACTTTTTCTATCAAAAATGGCAGTATGAACAAGATCTTAAGATGACAAAGCAAGAGGTAAAAGAGGAGTTTAAGCAGATGGAGGGGGATCCCCTGATTAGGCAACGAATTAGAAGTATGCAAAGGGAGATGGCTCGAAAACGTATGATGGAAGAAGTACCCAAAGCAGATGTGGTTATTACCAACCCTACTCATTATGCTGTTGCCATAAAATACGACATAAACAAAGATAGGGCACCTGTAGTTGTTGCTAAAGGGCAGAGATTGATGGCACAGAAAATAAAAGAGATAGCAAAAGAAAATGGTGTATTTATCCATGAAGACCCTCCACTTGCTAGAACCTTGTATTCACAAGTGGAAATAGGGGATGAAATACCTGAAAATCTTTATAAAGCTATTGCTGAAATATTGGCTATTGTGTATAAAATGAAGAATAAAAGAGTTGAGGATGTTGCACAATAA
- a CDS encoding sigma-70 family RNA polymerase sigma factor codes for MNEYYKLNEEFYNEEELIKEFIPKIKLWVLKACSNLPDSVDMDEIYSAACFGFVEALKRYDKSRNIDFKYYAEKRVKGAILDVLRKMDILSRNVRTKIKDLEDKIARLSSKLGRKPHPSEIAKEYNLDIDEVNKLLELLENSDQVSLDITFGEDDSSSLINFIKSDILTPEESIEKKELIEVLGKEIEKLNEKERLVITLYYYEDLTMKEIGSVLGISESRVSQLHNSAVKKLKKRMEWKV; via the coding sequence ATGAATGAATATTATAAGTTAAATGAAGAATTTTATAATGAAGAGGAATTAATAAAGGAGTTTATCCCTAAGATAAAATTGTGGGTATTAAAAGCTTGTTCGAATTTGCCTGACAGCGTGGATATGGATGAGATTTACTCCGCAGCCTGTTTCGGTTTTGTTGAGGCGCTAAAACGATATGATAAAAGCAGGAATATAGATTTTAAATATTATGCAGAAAAGCGTGTGAAGGGTGCAATTTTAGATGTTTTGCGCAAAATGGATATTTTATCGAGAAATGTAAGGACAAAAATCAAAGATTTAGAGGATAAAATTGCAAGATTATCATCTAAACTGGGTAGAAAGCCGCATCCGTCAGAAATTGCAAAAGAATATAATTTAGATATTGATGAGGTTAATAAATTATTAGAGCTGTTAGAAAACTCTGATCAAGTAAGTTTAGATATTACATTTGGTGAGGATGATAGTAGTTCATTGATAAATTTTATAAAAAGTGATATTTTAACACCTGAGGAGTCAATTGAGAAAAAAGAGTTGATAGAGGTTTTGGGTAAAGAGATTGAAAAGTTGAATGAGAAGGAAAGACTTGTCATAACATTATATTATTATGAAGATCTTACGATGAAAGAGATAGGTAGTGTACTTGGGATATCAGAATCAAGAGTAAGTCAACTGCATAATAGTGCAGTAAAAAAACTAAAGAAAAGGATGGAGTGGAAAGTATGA
- the fliN gene encoding flagellar motor switch protein FliN has translation MKNLFNLDDMPGYKEFVDLVKENFGSSLQTVINRDVEIEITEFFTGFISDVYENFDNPVCVKGVETESGNEFGLLFTIKDLTALVDYMMMGEGESKDELDDETKDGAKELITQIVSSLNVPLKEKYDKKFNFTVVDIFTEMSEEDEKEYAAYKFSIKADKIDSEFIFFIDSAFNSIIETSSEKTDDVPDFVPFEEGFEQNSSYDSGGNIDLLLDVEIPVSVKIGSTKMYLKDILELGPGKIIELEEYADEPVELLVNNKVIARGEVVVVDGYFGLRIQEIVSKAERIKKLKD, from the coding sequence GTGAAAAATTTATTTAATTTGGATGATATGCCGGGATATAAAGAGTTTGTCGATTTAGTTAAAGAGAATTTTGGTAGTTCTTTGCAAACTGTGATAAATAGAGATGTTGAAATAGAAATTACTGAATTTTTCACAGGGTTTATCTCAGATGTCTATGAAAATTTTGATAATCCTGTTTGTGTAAAAGGGGTTGAAACTGAAAGTGGGAATGAGTTTGGATTACTTTTCACTATAAAAGATTTGACAGCGCTTGTCGATTACATGATGATGGGGGAAGGGGAATCTAAAGATGAGCTTGATGATGAAACAAAGGATGGGGCAAAAGAGCTGATAACTCAGATTGTATCCTCTTTAAATGTTCCTTTAAAGGAGAAATATGATAAAAAGTTTAATTTTACAGTGGTGGATATTTTTACTGAGATGTCAGAAGAGGATGAAAAAGAGTATGCTGCTTATAAATTTTCAATAAAAGCAGATAAAATAGATTCTGAATTTATCTTTTTTATAGATTCTGCTTTTAATAGTATAATCGAAACCTCTTCTGAAAAAACGGATGATGTACCTGATTTTGTCCCATTTGAAGAAGGTTTTGAGCAGAACAGTAGTTATGATTCAGGAGGTAATATAGATTTATTATTGGATGTTGAGATCCCTGTGTCGGTAAAAATAGGTTCTACTAAGATGTATTTAAAGGATATTTTGGAACTTGGACCTGGTAAAATTATAGAGTTAGAAGAGTATGCTGATGAGCCTGTAGAATTGTTGGTAAATAATAAAGTTATTGCTCGTGGAGAGGTTGTTGTAGTTGATGGATATTTCGGTTTGAGAATTCAGGAAATAGTGAGTAAAGCAGAAAGAATTAAGAAACTTAAAGATTGA
- a CDS encoding MinD/ParA family protein, translating into MERVVGDQASILRKMAWLKDRKAKYISIASGKGGVGKTNFSVNLAYMLSKFGKKVLLFDADLGLANVDIILNIAPLRTIKDYLNGDAKVDDVVIPNVKGFDVFPASSGFMELSSLSSDDFDKIVDMFLSLDKIYDYIIFDTAAGIAENVLRFITFSDIFVVITLAEPTAITDAYALIKVVNMKIGDLNPYVVVNMVNSEKQGNFVFDNLSKVVKNFLKKEIRYLGSIKRDKNLIKAVANQKIAAEVFPDSDFALGVKNIANKLLSIDEKNRNISIEKFLYMRG; encoded by the coding sequence TTGGAGAGAGTAGTGGGAGATCAGGCAAGCATTTTGAGAAAAATGGCTTGGTTAAAAGATAGAAAAGCAAAATATATCTCTATTGCTAGCGGTAAAGGTGGGGTTGGTAAAACGAATTTCTCGGTAAATCTTGCCTACATGCTCTCAAAATTTGGGAAAAAAGTTCTTTTATTTGATGCTGACTTAGGCCTTGCAAATGTTGATATTATTTTAAATATTGCTCCATTAAGAACTATCAAAGATTATCTAAATGGTGATGCAAAGGTTGATGATGTAGTGATTCCAAATGTAAAAGGTTTTGATGTTTTCCCTGCTTCAAGTGGATTTATGGAGTTGTCAAGTTTGAGTAGTGATGATTTTGATAAGATAGTAGATATGTTTTTATCTTTGGATAAAATTTATGATTATATTATTTTTGATACTGCTGCAGGTATTGCAGAGAATGTTTTGAGATTTATCACTTTTTCAGATATTTTTGTTGTTATTACATTGGCAGAACCAACAGCCATTACTGATGCATACGCTTTGATAAAGGTTGTTAATATGAAAATAGGGGATTTAAACCCCTATGTTGTGGTAAATATGGTTAACAGTGAAAAGCAGGGAAATTTTGTTTTTGACAATTTGTCAAAGGTAGTAAAAAACTTTTTGAAAAAGGAGATTAGATACCTTGGTAGTATAAAGCGCGATAAAAATCTTATAAAAGCAGTTGCAAATCAAAAAATTGCTGCGGAGGTTTTTCCAGATAGTGATTTTGCTTTGGGAGTTAAGAATATAGCAAACAAATTGTTAAGTATTGATGAAAAAAATAGAAATATCAGTATTGAGAAGTTTCTTTATATGAGAGGTTGA
- the flhA gene encoding flagellar biosynthesis protein FlhA — MAQSNVMKYLKQTEILVAIAIVGILIVMILPMPSLLLDILLTMSITFAVIILLVSVYIKDPLEFSTFPTVLLIATLFRLSLNVATTRRILLHGAEGEDAAGAVIKAFGQFVVGGNYVVGIIIFLVLVIINFVVITKGSGRVAEVAARFTLDAMPGKQMSIDADLNAGLIDEQTARKRREEIQKQADFYGAMDGASKFVRGDAVAGLIITAINIIGGLIIGVAQHGLSVSEAAKIFTILTVGDGLVSQIPALIVSTAAGIVVTRTGDEEDLGSQLVYQLFKSSKIMFVAGGILFFFALVPGMPKVSFIFLSLLMIGVGYLMRNAKEKVEKEDIETEEESEEETPEEEMVKDLLDIDLMELEIGFNLIPLVDTNRGGTLLNRIKSLRRQIALEMGFIVPPIRIRDNLQIDPNSYVVFIKGVKVATGSVYPDKYLVMNPDGDLDSIDGIPTKEPAFGLDAKWVDEIEKEKAEIEGMTVVDPSTVISTHLTEIIKTYAYELLGRQETQELIDRLKEKYPKLVEDLIPNILDIGIVQRVLQNLLKERVSIRNLPTILETLAAYGTQSKDIEYLTEKVRVALKRQITESLLAADNRLYVFTLAPQIEQMIAKNIQQGDDGREVVMEPTTAQKLLQKLIDKTKEITENGLNSVLVISPPIRYPFRRFVEKFVPNLYVISHNEIAENVQIESLGTVEITDEN, encoded by the coding sequence GTGGCTCAAAGTAATGTGATGAAATATTTAAAACAGACAGAGATTTTAGTTGCAATAGCAATTGTTGGTATTTTGATTGTGATGATTTTGCCTATGCCATCCTTGCTTTTGGATATCTTGCTGACTATGAGTATTACGTTTGCTGTGATTATACTGCTTGTATCAGTTTATATAAAAGACCCTTTGGAGTTTTCTACATTTCCAACTGTGTTACTAATTGCCACACTTTTCAGGTTATCTTTAAATGTGGCTACTACAAGAAGGATTTTACTGCATGGCGCAGAAGGTGAAGATGCTGCTGGTGCTGTAATTAAGGCATTTGGCCAATTTGTGGTTGGTGGTAATTACGTTGTTGGTATTATAATATTTCTCGTTCTTGTTATTATTAATTTCGTTGTTATTACCAAAGGTTCTGGAAGAGTTGCAGAGGTAGCAGCAAGATTTACGTTAGATGCGATGCCTGGTAAGCAGATGAGTATTGATGCTGATTTAAATGCAGGCTTGATTGATGAGCAAACTGCAAGAAAAAGAAGGGAAGAGATTCAGAAACAGGCTGACTTTTATGGTGCTATGGATGGTGCCAGTAAATTCGTAAGAGGTGATGCTGTTGCAGGATTAATTATTACAGCAATCAATATTATTGGTGGTTTGATTATAGGTGTTGCTCAACACGGATTATCGGTTTCAGAAGCTGCTAAAATTTTTACTATTTTAACTGTTGGTGATGGCCTTGTGAGTCAAATTCCTGCTCTAATTGTTTCAACTGCTGCAGGTATTGTGGTTACAAGGACTGGTGATGAAGAGGATTTGGGAAGTCAACTTGTTTATCAACTGTTCAAAAGCTCAAAAATAATGTTTGTAGCTGGTGGTATACTTTTCTTTTTTGCACTTGTGCCTGGTATGCCAAAGGTTTCTTTTATCTTTCTTTCATTGTTGATGATTGGTGTTGGCTATTTGATGAGAAATGCGAAAGAAAAGGTAGAAAAAGAGGATATTGAAACTGAAGAAGAATCTGAAGAGGAAACTCCTGAAGAGGAGATGGTTAAAGACCTTTTGGATATTGATTTAATGGAGTTAGAAATAGGGTTTAATCTCATCCCATTAGTGGATACCAACAGAGGTGGTACATTATTAAACAGAATAAAATCATTAAGAAGACAGATAGCTTTAGAGATGGGGTTTATAGTTCCTCCTATTAGAATTAGGGATAATTTACAGATAGATCCAAATAGCTATGTGGTTTTTATTAAAGGGGTAAAGGTTGCCACTGGTTCAGTTTATCCAGATAAATACTTGGTAATGAATCCTGATGGAGATTTGGACTCTATAGATGGGATCCCCACTAAAGAGCCAGCTTTTGGTTTAGACGCAAAGTGGGTGGATGAAATAGAGAAAGAGAAAGCAGAAATCGAAGGGATGACGGTGGTTGATCCTTCCACTGTTATTTCTACACACTTAACAGAGATTATTAAAACATATGCTTATGAATTACTTGGTAGACAGGAGACCCAAGAACTTATTGATAGACTTAAAGAAAAATATCCAAAGCTTGTAGAAGATTTAATTCCAAACATACTTGATATAGGGATTGTTCAAAGAGTTTTACAAAATTTGTTAAAAGAACGTGTTTCTATTAGAAACTTACCAACAATTTTAGAGACATTGGCTGCCTATGGTACACAAAGTAAGGATATCGAATATCTTACGGAAAAGGTTAGAGTAGCTTTAAAAAGGCAGATTACAGAAAGTTTGCTTGCTGCTGACAACCGTCTTTATGTTTTTACGTTAGCTCCCCAGATTGAGCAGATGATAGCTAAAAATATACAGCAGGGGGATGATGGTAGAGAAGTGGTGATGGAGCCAACAACAGCTCAAAAGCTTTTACAAAAACTAATAGATAAGACTAAAGAGATTACGGAAAATGGTTTAAATTCAGTTCTTGTTATTTCACCACCTATTCGGTACCCATTTAGACGATTTGTAGAAAAATTTGTTCCAAATCTTTATGTGATTTCGCATAATGAAATTGCTGAAAATGTTCAGATAGAATCTTTAGGAACTGTGGAGATAACAGATGAAAATTAA
- the fliR gene encoding flagellar biosynthetic protein FliR, producing the protein MNSFYDLLNTDYLLTFFLIVIRVSGILFTAPVFGSGVVDVRLRLFFSIIVSILIINNVSIISFQNVSTLLLILLVIKELLIGIATGVLARFIFAGVQFGGQLIGFQMGFGVVNILDPQTNTQVSIIAQFQNILMILIFLAIGGHLFVIKAISYSFTNVPLAKFTFSSEGYIFLVEKFGSIFLTAIKIIAPVFVTLLLLHVVMGIMARLVPQMNVLIVGFPVQIAFGLLVLLLSLSYFYKIFEKILYQYLVNIDQLFKILGG; encoded by the coding sequence ATGAATTCTTTTTATGATTTATTAAATACTGATTATTTATTGACGTTTTTTTTGATTGTAATAAGAGTAAGTGGTATTTTGTTTACTGCACCAGTTTTTGGAAGTGGTGTTGTTGATGTTAGGCTACGTTTATTTTTTTCCATAATAGTTTCAATACTTATTATAAATAATGTTTCTATAATATCGTTTCAAAATGTTTCTACCTTACTTTTAATTTTACTAGTGATTAAAGAGTTGCTTATTGGTATTGCAACCGGTGTGCTTGCAAGATTTATTTTTGCCGGTGTCCAGTTTGGAGGACAATTGATTGGCTTTCAAATGGGGTTTGGTGTTGTAAATATCCTTGATCCACAAACAAATACTCAAGTTTCTATTATCGCACAGTTTCAAAATATTTTGATGATATTGATCTTTTTGGCAATTGGTGGTCACCTTTTTGTTATTAAAGCGATAAGCTATTCTTTTACAAATGTTCCTTTGGCAAAGTTTACTTTTAGTAGTGAAGGGTATATTTTTTTAGTTGAAAAATTTGGAAGTATTTTTTTGACGGCAATAAAAATCATAGCACCGGTTTTTGTTACACTTCTATTACTACATGTTGTAATGGGTATTATGGCTAGGCTTGTGCCGCAGATGAATGTATTGATTGTGGGATTTCCTGTTCAAATTGCTTTTGGTCTTCTTGTTTTGTTGTTGAGTTTATCTTATTTTTACAAGATATTTGAGAAAATACTTTATCAATATTTAGTTAATATAGATCAGCTTTTTAAAATCTTGGGTGGATAA
- the flhF gene encoding flagellar biosynthesis protein FlhF, whose protein sequence is MKIKKYEVYDMREAIELIKKDLGPDAVILSTKKIVKNNSFGLFSRPILEVTAAIDYEPPKKKKKEYEENISKVEKDDFNLEEIASKLGLEKLEIVLKEISDIKKQLSELKNKSKDDIQTADLPENMVPYFNVLVKNGVDDLIAYKFLKKVEKRVSTDFNRAQLNKLLVQLLSELIPIEKDYFSSLKQKVVAMIGPTGVGKTTTIAKIAATLSLKLQKKVALITIDTFRIGAVEQLRTYADIVDIPLKVASNPEELKSQIAELSGFDYIFLDSMGRSQFDDSQIRELAKYMEVSPVITPVLVLSMSSNHAELYDTFDRYRLLKPEYLIFTKLDETRRFGPLLNLPVLKKIPLLLLSTGQNVPEDIEIPDGKKIAIRLLSDIQKLWRE, encoded by the coding sequence ATGAAAATTAAAAAGTATGAAGTCTATGATATGAGAGAAGCTATCGAATTGATAAAAAAGGATCTTGGCCCTGATGCCGTTATTTTATCTACGAAAAAGATTGTAAAAAATAACAGCTTTGGACTATTTTCAAGACCCATATTAGAAGTTACTGCTGCAATAGATTACGAGCCACCAAAGAAAAAAAAGAAAGAATATGAAGAAAATATAAGTAAAGTTGAAAAGGATGATTTTAATTTGGAGGAGATTGCTAGTAAACTTGGTCTTGAAAAACTCGAAATAGTTTTAAAAGAGATTAGTGATATTAAAAAGCAGCTCAGTGAGTTAAAAAACAAATCAAAGGATGATATCCAGACAGCTGATTTGCCAGAAAATATGGTTCCCTATTTTAATGTTTTGGTAAAAAATGGGGTTGACGATTTAATAGCTTATAAATTCTTAAAGAAGGTAGAAAAGAGAGTATCCACTGATTTTAATAGAGCTCAGCTTAATAAGTTGTTAGTTCAATTATTAAGTGAGCTTATTCCTATTGAAAAAGATTATTTTTCTTCATTAAAGCAGAAAGTGGTGGCTATGATTGGCCCAACAGGTGTTGGAAAAACAACAACGATAGCTAAAATTGCTGCAACTCTTAGTTTAAAGTTACAAAAAAAGGTTGCTTTGATTACCATAGATACATTTAGAATTGGAGCAGTAGAACAGCTTAGAACTTATGCAGATATTGTGGATATTCCTTTGAAAGTGGCTTCTAATCCAGAAGAGTTAAAGTCGCAGATTGCAGAGCTTTCTGGTTTTGATTATATCTTTTTGGATTCTATGGGTAGGAGTCAGTTTGATGATAGCCAGATTAGAGAGCTTGCAAAGTATATGGAGGTAAGCCCTGTTATAACTCCTGTATTGGTATTATCTATGAGTTCAAATCATGCAGAGCTTTATGATACTTTTGATAGATATAGATTGTTGAAACCGGAATATCTAATTTTTACAAAATTAGATGAAACGAGGAGATTTGGACCTTTATTAAATTTACCTGTGTTAAAGAAAATCCCATTGCTTTTACTTTCTACAGGTCAGAATGTTCCTGAAGATATAGAAATACCAGATGGCAAAAAGATTGCTATAAGATTGTTAAGTGACATACAAAAACTTTGGAGAGAGTAG